The DNA region ACGGCGAGCACCCGGCCCTCCAGGAGCAGCAGCAGGCGGTCGGCGCGGGCGGCGAGGTTGAGGTCGTGCAGGACGGCGACCACGCCGAGGCCACGGGCGACCTCGCCCCGCAGGTGCCGCACCACCTCCAGCCCGTAGGCGAGGTCGAGGTGGTTGGTGGGTTCGTCGAGAAGCAGGAAGCGGGGCCCAGCGGCGAGGGCGCGGGCCAGCGAGACCCGCTGCCGCTCCCCCCCCGACAATTCGTGGACGTGGCGATCCTCGAAGCGCCGGGTGTCCGTCCGGTCCAGGGCCGCCGTCACCGCGTCCTCGTCGGCTGGGGTCCACGGCTGGGTGGGGATCAGGCCCCACTTCCACGCGCCCGCCCCGCGACCCAGGGCCACCACGTCCCGGACCCGGGCGTCCAGGGGAAGCTCCTCCCCCTGCGCCAGGTACGCGAGCGTCCGCGCCCGCTCCGCCCGGGTCCACCGGGCCAGCGG from Deinococcus aetherius includes:
- a CDS encoding ABC transporter ATP-binding protein, which gives rise to MRGVSAAFRVGEFTAVIGPNGAGKSTLLRALLGLSRAEAGEVRLCGRPLARWTRAERARTLAYLAQGEELPLDARVRDVVALGRGAGAWKWGLIPTQPWTPADEDAVTAALDRTDTRRFEDRHVHELSGGERQRVSLARALAAGPRFLLLDEPTNHLDLAYGLEVVRHLRGEVARGLGVVAVLHDLNLAARADRLLLLLEGRVLAVGTPGEVLTPAHLHAAYGLRARVTRDEERPLVIPED